A genomic segment from Brevundimonas mediterranea encodes:
- a CDS encoding aminotransferase class V-fold PLP-dependent enzyme → MLELNRRALLAGGVVLPAGAALTPTPARAASDDDAFWRDIAAEYDVTRDVIQLENGNWGMMPRPVHAHYVEVLSRVNRETSYYARRGMGRDLMDVRSRLAETLGVPDDEIAFTRNATEALKALIGGYNRLTPGDAVLYADLDYDSMQHCMDRLALRERAEVVRIALPEPATRMRLIDAYAEAFDRHPHVRLVLLTHVSHRTGLVLPVREIAALARERGIDVIVDAAHSWRQLDFALPDLDCDFVGLNGHKWLAAPLGVGVLHIRKSALDRIDHDLATASDAPDVISERIHTGTLNAAAFLTVPSALAFETRIGLDRKSARLRALRDRWVEPARAIPGIEILTPDEPGLYGAITAFRITGQTSMRANEAIARQLLDRHRIFTVARGGVDRGGCVRVTPNLFNTMQEMDFLAGAIANVVRTLPDLPTPKASRDSRG, encoded by the coding sequence ATGCTTGAGCTCAACCGTCGTGCGCTGCTGGCTGGCGGCGTCGTCCTCCCCGCCGGAGCCGCACTGACGCCCACGCCGGCCCGCGCAGCCTCCGACGACGACGCCTTCTGGCGCGACATCGCCGCCGAGTACGACGTCACCCGGGACGTCATCCAGCTCGAGAACGGCAACTGGGGCATGATGCCCAGGCCGGTCCACGCGCACTATGTCGAGGTCCTGTCCCGTGTGAACCGCGAGACGAGCTACTACGCCCGCCGCGGCATGGGGCGGGATCTGATGGACGTCAGAAGCCGCCTCGCCGAGACCCTGGGGGTCCCCGACGACGAGATCGCCTTCACGCGGAATGCGACAGAGGCGCTGAAGGCGCTGATCGGCGGCTACAACCGTCTCACCCCCGGCGACGCGGTCCTCTATGCGGATCTGGACTACGACAGCATGCAGCACTGCATGGATCGACTGGCCCTGCGCGAGCGGGCCGAGGTCGTGAGGATCGCCCTGCCCGAACCGGCCACAAGAATGCGGCTGATCGACGCCTATGCCGAGGCCTTCGACAGACATCCGCACGTGCGCCTGGTGCTGTTGACCCATGTCAGTCACAGAACCGGTCTCGTCCTGCCTGTCCGGGAAATAGCGGCCCTGGCGCGTGAACGCGGCATCGATGTGATCGTCGACGCCGCCCACAGCTGGCGTCAACTCGACTTCGCCCTGCCGGACCTGGATTGCGACTTCGTCGGCCTGAACGGGCACAAATGGCTGGCCGCGCCCCTGGGCGTCGGCGTCCTGCACATTCGCAAGAGCGCCCTTGATCGCATCGACCATGACCTGGCGACAGCGTCCGACGCTCCGGACGTCATCAGCGAACGGATCCATACCGGCACGCTGAACGCCGCCGCCTTCCTGACCGTGCCATCGGCCCTCGCGTTCGAGACCCGCATCGGCCTGGACCGCAAGAGCGCGCGCCTGCGCGCCCTGCGCGATCGCTGGGTCGAACCCGCACGGGCTATTCCAGGAATCGAAATTCTCACCCCTGACGAGCCCGGCCTGTATGGCGCGATCACAGCCTTCAGAATCACAGGACAGACCTCGATGCGCGCCAATGAGGCCATCGCGCGCCAGCTGCTGGATCGCCACCGCATCTTCACCGTGGCTCGAGGAGGCGTCGATCGAGGCGGCTGCGTCCGGGTGACCCCCAACCTGTTCAACACCATGCAGGAGATGGACTTCCTGGCAGGCGCGATCGCCAATGTCGTTCGCACCCTTCCCGACTTGCCAACTCCGAAAGCGTCGCGGGACTCCAGGGGTTGA